A window of the Cannabis sativa cultivar Pink pepper isolate KNU-18-1 chromosome X, ASM2916894v1, whole genome shotgun sequence genome harbors these coding sequences:
- the LOC115703075 gene encoding inactive RHOMBOID-like protein 8 yields MAETSILETQIEIKPPPPPFFLENIQEQKVVLSFFKSCHRRRRQGDTWLISIFLILPIIAFLVTMFVNDCWRKSHADCVVKPLGRFSFQPLSENPFLGPSASTLGEVGALRRTFLIEHQQTWRFFAFQCLHAGLIHLVINLGSVVFVGAHLEREFGPLMVGIIYLLSSFSGTLMAALFVQNKPAVGSSGPLYGLLGAALSELIWNWRMYIDKFTALASLFLVCMINLALGLLPYVDNFSSLGGFIAGILLGSVLLCSSQIEQNSQNNGKGVLFEHSENKRFTKLKLKQKLDMSILRTLTLVLYCVICTGCLVALLRGIDMNDYCNWCRYIDCVPTKRWSCEDRVISCETMVSKAELTLTCLSNGKFKVFPYTNISRPRINDICSVICGY; encoded by the exons ATGGCAGAGACTTCAATATTGGAAACCCAGATCGAAATCAAGCCCCCACCCCCGCCATTCTTCCTCGAAAACATTCAAGAACAAAAGGTCGTCCTTTCCTTCTTCAAATCCTGTCATCGGAGGCGCCGGCAAGGCGACACATGGCTCATTTCCATCTTTCTGATCCTACCCATCATCGCTTTCCTAGTCACCATGTTCGTCAATGACTGTTGGCGGAAATCCCATGCAGACTGCGTTGTTAAACCCTTGGGCAGATTCTCCTTTCAGCCCCTCTCAGAGAATCCCTTTCTTGGCCCTTCGGCTTCCAC GCTAGGTGAGGTGGGAGCTCTTCGACGCACATTTTTGATAGAACATCAGCAAACATGGCGCTTCTTTGCCTTTCAATGTCTACACGCTGGCTTGATCCACCTTGTCATCAATCTAGGAAGTGTTGTCTTTGTTGGGGCTCACTTGGAGCGGGAGTTCGGTCCAT TAATGGTTGGGATAATCTATCTACTTTCTTCCTTCTCTGGGACATTAATGGCTGCACTCTTTGTTCAAAACAAGCCTGCTGTTGGTTCATCTGGACCTCTTTATGGATTACTTGGTGCTGCTCTTTCTGAGTTGATTTGGAACTGGAGAATGTACATTGATAAG TTTACAGCTTTGGCATCACTTTTTTTGGTGTGCATGATCAATCTAGCTCTTGGTTTGCTTCCATATGTAGACAACTTTTCAAGTCTTGGTGGTTTTATAGCTGGAATCCTACTTGGATCAGTACTTTTATGCAGCTCTCAAATCGAACAAAACTCTCAAAACAATGGAAAAGGAGTATTGTTTGAGCATAGTGAAAACAAACGCTTTACAAAACTGAAGTTAAAGCAGAAGCTGGACATGTCAATTCTCAGAACTCTCACTCTTGTTCTCTATTGTGTTAT ATGTACCGGATGTCTGGTAGCACTATTACGTGGCATTGACATGAACGACTACTGCAACTGGTGTAGATATATTGACTGTGTTCCTACAAAAAGATGGAGTTGCGAAGACAGAGTAATTTCTTGTGAG ACCATGGTGAGCAAGGCAGAGTTGACTTTGACTTGCTTGAGTAACGGGAAGTTCAAGGTTTTTCCTTACACCAACATTTCAAGACCCAGGATTAATGATATTTGCAGTGTGATATGCGGATATTGA